GCAGCGCACAGCAGCCGTCGACGACCCGCGCCGCGTGCCGCGGGCCCGACCGCGTCCGGGAGGACGGGGGCCCGCAGCACGGGGTGGTGCGGTCCTGGCACGTGGCGTGTGCAGGGTTCACGCCTGCTGCGGGGTGCGGACGGCCGCACGGTCCGGGACGGCCGCCGTCGGTACGGAGCGCGGCCACGTCCAGGCCCACCGCACGACGAGGGCGAGCAGGACCAGCTCCACCGCGACGCCGAGGCCGTAGAAGTACAGCCAGGACTCCCCCACCACGTTGAACACGGTGACGGGGACGTAGAGCAGGGCGACGACGAGGTTCACGACGCGGTTCACCGGTGCGGGCAGGCTCGCCGACAGCACGACCATGAGGATCGGGACGGACATCAGGGCCAGCGCACCCGTCGAGAAGGTCTCGGAGAGGGCGAACTCGAACACCCTGCCGTCGAGGATCTCCTCGACGACGCCGGGCGTGAAGAAGTTGAGGATGTCCACGTAGGCGTACAGCAGCACCAGGCTCGTCCACGTGGCGGCGAGGCGGACCCTGACCGGGACCGGCTGATCTTCCCACCTGGTGGGTCGACGTGTTCTCATCGTGCGCTCCTTTGCTGTGGTGAGGATCGGTGGGTCCACGATCTCCGGGCGCAGGAGGAGAGTCGTCGGCCCGAAGGCCCGAGCTCGCTCGGCCGACGGGTCGACCTGGGTCTCGTCCTTTCGGCCGGTACGCCGAGGCGCGCCGCTCCCTAGGCTGGGGTGGTGAACACCGTCGGGCGCTCCCTCTGGCATGAGCCGCGGCCCGCCGACGTGCCACCCGTGGGTCGCCTCGACTGGCTGCTGGTCGGTGCGTTCACCGCTGCCTCGGTGGTGGAGGGTGTCGTCCGGCCGGACCTGGCGTGGCGCCCCCTGGTGACCGTGCTGGCCCTGGCGATGATCCCTGCCCTGCTCTGGCGGCGGAGCCACCCCCTGGTCGCCGTCCTGGTCGGGTGGGGCGTCGCCGGGCTGCTCTCCGTCCTCCAGCTGACGGCGCACGTCGCGGACCTCGGCCTCCACTCCATGATGGCCGTCCTGATCCTGCTCTACTCCGTGGTGCGGTGGGGTGCAGGACGCGAGATCGTGCTGGGGGCGGCGTTCGTGACGGTCGTGGTCGGGCTGGGGACGTTCGCCTCCGCGGTGGGCTGGGCCGACGTCTTCGGCGGGGCCGCTCTCGTGCTGTCGCTCGTCGCCCTCGCCGCGGTGTCCCGCCACCGCGCAGACCTCTGGCACCGTCGACAGCGCGAGATCCGCAACCAGGAGCGGGTGGCCCTGGCGCGCGACCTGCACGACACGGTGGCGCACCACGTCTCGGCCATCGCGGTGCAGGCGCAGGCCGGTGGCGTGGTCGCCCGCAGCCGGCCGGAGCGGGCCGCCGACGTCCTGGCCGCGATCGAGTCCGAGGCGTCGCGGACCCTGGCGGAGATGAGGTCCATGGTGCGGCTGCTGCGCGAGGAGGAAGCCGTGGCCTACGCGCCGCCGCCGGGTGTCGCGGACCTGCCCGCCCTGGCCCGTGCCGACGCGACGCCCGCCGTCGAGGTCACGACGGACGGCCCGTGGGCCGGGCTGGCAGGCCCCGTCGACTCCGCGCTCTACCGGCTCGCGCAGGAGTCGCTGACCAACGCCCTGCGGCACGCCCGGGGCGCGACCCGCGTCACGATCGACGTCCGCCAGGAGGACGGCGTCGTCAGGCTCCGCGTCGCCGACGACGGACGGACCGAGCCGGGTCCCGCCCCGGAACCAGGCTTCGGCCTGCTGGGCATGGCGGAACGCGCCCGCCTCCTCGGCGGGTCGTTCTCGGCCGGTCCGGGGCCCGCGGGTGGCTGGGTCGTCGAGGCCGTGCTGCCGGTGGGGGCCCTGCCATGAGCATCCGCGTGGTCGTCGCCGACGACCAGGACCTGGTCCGGACCGGGCTGGCGATGATCATCGAGGCGCAACCCGACCTCGAGGTCGTGGGAGAGGCGGCGGACGGGCTCGTCGCGCTCGACCTGGCGACCCGGCTGCGTCCCGACGTCGTCCTCGTCGACGTCCGGATGCCCGGCCTCGACGGCGTCGAGGTGACACGGCGACTGGCCGGGCCGGAGGCGACCGACCCGCTGGCGGTCGTCGTGATCACCACCTTCGACCTCGACGAGTACGTCGTCGGGGCGCTCCGCGCCGGCGCCCGCGGCTTCCTGCTCAAGGACGCCGGCCCGGAGCTCCTCGTCCAGGCGATCCACGCGGCGTCGCGCGGGGACGCGCTGATCGCGCCCGACGTCACGCGCCGGCTGCTCGCGACGTTCGCCGACCAGGTGCCGGCGGTTCCGGCCCAGCCCGTCGACCACCTCACCGAGCGCGAGGAGGAGGTGCTCGCACTGGTCGCACGAGGTCGGACCAACGCCGAGATCGCCGCCGACCTCTACGTCGGTCTGAGCACGGTCAAGACCCACGTCGCGTCCTTGATGACCAAGATCGGCGCCCGAAACCGCGTCGAGATCGCGATCTGGGCCTACGACACCCGTCGCACCCGGGGGCCGTGGCACGGCTAGGGGTGCGGCCGTCGAGCGCGAGCGGACGACCGTCCTCGGCCGTGACCGGGTGCGCTCGCACGTCGTGCGCCGTCGACGACTCGCTATCGTCGACAGATGGGCACCGATGCGACGACGAGGCTCGTGCTGCTGCCCGGCTGGTGCGAGACCGGCGGGGTGTTCGAGCGGGTGGTGCCGCTGCTGCCCGCTGCCGTCACGCCGCTGGTCGTGGAGCTCGCAGCGTCGGACGTCGCGGACTGGTCCGTACGCGGCCTCGCGGCGCGGGTCGCCGCGGCGCTCGACGCGCGGCCCGGCGGGCGCACCGTCGTCCTGGGCACGTCGAGCGGCGCCTACGTGGCCCAGCAGCTCGCGGTGGACCGCCCCGACCTGGTCGACGGTCTGGTCCTGGTGGGCGCGCCGGTCGCCCTGCGTGCCCGCCCGCCGTTCGCCGACGAGGTCGACGGGCTCACCGACCCGATCTCCCCCGCCCGGGCGCGGGCGTCGTTCGAGTGGTTCGCCACGCGGTCGCCGATCCCCGCAGCGTTCCTCGACGCCCGCGCGGCCGAGGCGGCATCGCTGGGCGCGCGCGTCTGGCGAGACTCGCTGCACGGGCTCGTGGACGCCGCGCCGCCGCTGTCGACGGGCACGATCACCGCGCCGACGCTCGTGCTCAGCGGTGCGGACGACACCGTCGTCGGCGCGAGCCACACGCACCTGCTCGCCGCGATCCCCGGGTCGCGCGGGGTCGTCTACGACGACACGGGGCACCTGGTGCTGTGGGAGCGGCCCGAACGGGTCGCCGCGGACGTCACGCGGTGCGTCGGGCAGCTCGCGGCGGACGCGTAGCCGTTCCCGTCACCACTCCCGGACGTGCTGGCCCGTGAGCGCGGGACCGTCGGGTCCGAGGCGGCGGCACAGCTCGACGAGGACGAGCGCGCACTGGCGGGCGTCGGCGCCGGCGTCGTGGTGGGCGTGCGCGGGGACGCCGAGGGCGGCGGACACGACGGGCAGCCGGTAGGAGTCGAGCCTCAGGTGCGCCTTGGCGGTGTCGCGGGTGCACAGCCAGCGGGTGCGGCCGGTGGGGATGCCGTAGGCCTCGCTCGCACGGGTGACCACGGAGCGGTCGAAGGCGGCGTTGTGCGCGACGAGGACGTCGCCGCCGGTGAACTCGGTGAGCTTGGGCAGCACCACGTCCCAGGTGGGTGCGCCGACGACGTCGGCCGCGGTGATGCCGTGGACCTCGACGTTGCGCCAGTGGAACTCGTCGTGGCCCGGCGGCGGCTGCACGAGGGTGTCGAGGCCGTCCACGACGACGCCGTCCCGGACCTTGGTGACGCCGACGGCGCAGACGGAGGCACGCTGGGCGTTGGCGGTCTCGACGTCGATCGCGGTGAACGACAGGCCGGGGATCGACGTGGAGCGCATGCCGGACATGGTAGACAGTGCCGCCTTGTCGTCCGACCGTCGTCCGACGGTCGTCCGGGCCGTCGGCGTGCGCGATACTGCGCGGCGTGGACATCCTCACGGCTCTCGGGGCCGGCCTGCTCGCCGGGTGGGGCGTCGCCCTGCCGCTGGGTGCCGTCGCGGCGCTCCTCCTGCAGGAGGGCATGACGCGCGGCTTCGCCCAGGGCTGGACCGCGGGGGTCGCGGTCGGGGCGGTCGACGTCGCGTACTGCGCCGTGGCGGTGGCGGCCGGGGCGTCGGCGGGTGCCGTGGTCGCGCGGTACGCGCCGTGGCCGGCCGTGGTGGGCGGGGTGGCGCTGGTCGCCTTCGCGCTCGTGGGGGCGCGGCGGTCCTGGGCGCCACCGCGGACGGCGCCGGTCGACACCGAGGGCGACCCGGGTCCCGGGTCACGGTGGCGCCGGTTCGCGCTGTTCGTCGGCCTGACGGCGCTCAACCCGGCCACGCTCGTGTACTTCGCCGCGCTGACGGTCGCGGTGTCCCCGACCTCGTCGACGGCGACGGCCGTCGCTTTCGTGGGCGGGGTGGGGATCGCCTCGATCTCCTGGCAGGTCGCGCTCGTGGCGGTGGGCGCGACCGTCCGGGGACGCGTGACGCCTCGCGCGCGGCACGTGACCACGCTGGTGGGCCACGGCATCGTAGCCGCGCTGGGTGTCGCGATGGTGGTCCGCGCCCTGGTGTGACCTCGGGCGGCCGACGGTCCGCGGCGGAGCCCCGCCGCGGCCGTCACCGGGCCGGTCGGTGCCCCGGCAGCGGTCCCGTCGACTCGCGCCACACGATCCGGGCGACGGCGGCGCCGCGCGGGGGCGGCTCCTCGCCACGCACGGCCGCGACGAGCCGCTGCATCGCACGGCGGCCGGCCTCGGTGAAGTCGACGTCGACGGTGGTGAGCGACGGGGTGAGGTAGGCGCCCATCTCGGCGGCGTCCCAGCCCGTGACGACGACGTCGCCGGGCGCGCTCCAGCCGCGTTCGGCGGCGCCGCGCAGCACGCCCGCGGCCAGCAGGTCGTTGGCGGCGACGACGGCCAGCGGCGGGGCGTCGCTCGGCAGGTCGTGCACGGCGCGGCGGGCGTCCTCCGGCGACCAGGTGCCGCCGACGACGCCGAGGGAGACGACGTCGCGGGTCGCGGGGCCGGCGGCGGCGCGGTCCACCGCGGCGAGGTAGGCGTCGCGGCGGGCGCGGGCGGAGGCGTACTGGTCGGATCCGGCGACGTGGAGGAACCGGCGGTGACCGGCGGCGAGCAGGGTCTCGACGAACTCGGCCACGGGTCCGGCGTCGGCGAGGTCGCCCACGGAGCGCATGTGGTCGTCGAACGTGGTCTCGGCCACGACGACCGTCCGCTCCGGGCGTTCGCCGGTGGGCGCGGCGGGGTCCGTGAGGACGTCGGGGAGCACGGGCACGAGGGTCAGGACGCCCTCGTGCTCCCCCGCGGCGGCGAGCTCGCGCACCCGGGCGGTGCGTTCCTCGACGGTGCCGTCCACGGTGCGGGTCTCCAGCGCGTACCCGGCGGCGGCCGCGACCTCGCCCGCGCCGGCGAGGACGCGGACCTGGTGGTCGAGGGTGGGGCCGGAGACGACGGCGAGGCGGCCGGTGCGCCGGGTGCGCATCGAGCGGGCGGCGAGGTTGGGGCGGTAGCCGACGGACGCGGCGACCTCCAGGACGTGCGCCCGGGTGGCGGCGGAGATGGTGCCGCGCCCGGTGAGCGCGTAGGACACGGTGGTCTGGGAGACGCCGGCGAGGCGGGCGACGTCGCGGCTCGTGGGCGGGTTCGGCACGGCCACAGCATGACCTCCTCGGCGGGACGGGCGCCAGTCGCCTTGACACCGCGGGGTGGGGTGACCAGGCTGGTGACGCGCTCATGATACGTATCATGTCGTTCGACGACGACGTCTCACCAAGGAGTTCCATGCTCGCCATCGGCATCATCGGCACCGGCGGGATCGCCCGTGCCCACGTCGACGCCTACCGCCGGTTCGCCGACAGGTGCACCGTCGTCGCCCTCTGCGACCCGGTGCCCGGTCGCGCCGAGGCACTGCGCGCCGAGCTCGGCCTCGACGACGCCCGCGTCTACACCGACGCCGCCGCCATGATCGCCGCCGAGCGCCTCGACCTCGTCAGCGTCGCCACTCCCCCGTCCACCCACGCCGACCTGACGTTCGGCGCGCTGGAGGCGGGCGTCGACGTGCTGGTCGAGAAGCCCATGGCACCGTCCCTGGCGGAGTGCGACGCCATGATCGAGGCGGCCGAGCGCCACGGCCGCATCCTGTCCGTCGTCGCGCAGAACCGGTTCCGTGACGACACCGCCACCCTCAAGGAGGTCCTCGACTCGGGCCTGGCCGGGCCGGTGACGCACGCGCAGGTGAGCTCGTCGTGGTGGCGCGGCACCGCCTACTACGACCTGTCCTGGCGCGGCACCTGGGAGTCCGAGGGCGGGGGCTGCACCCTCAACCACGCGATCCACCACCTGGACCTCACCTGCTGGCTGCTGGGCGCCCCGGACGCCGTGACGTCGGTGCTGACCAACGCGGCGCACGAGAACGCCGAGGTCGAGGACCTGTCGGTGTCCGTCCTGCAGTACGACCGCGCGCTGGCCGAGGTCACGGCGTCGGTGGTGGACCACGGCGAGGAGCAGGCGATCGTCGTGCACGGGCGTCACGCCCGCGTGTCGCAGCCGTGGAAGGTCGTCGCGGAGCTCGCGGACCCGAACGGGTTCCCCGCCCGCGAGGGCGACACCGCGCGGGAGGCCGCGATCGAGGCGGTCGCCGCCGCGCACGTGCCGCTGGCGCACACCGGTCACGCCGGGCAGGTCGGCGACGTGCTCGACGCCGTCCGCGAGCGCCGTTCCCCCGCGGTGACGGGCGAGGACGGCCGCCGTGCGGTGGAGCTGGTGACGGCGATCTACCGGGCGGGGATCGAGCGGCGCACGGTGGACCTGCCGTTGGCGCCGGACGACCCGTACTACCGCCGGGGCACGCTGGTGGAGCGGGCGCCGCACTTCTTCGCGAAGTCGGCGTCGGTGGAGTCGCTGCCCGGCGACATCACGGTCGGGACGCGGGCATGAGCGGCGCGAGCGGGGCGCTGTACGCGCCGGACCCGGTGCCGGCGCCGGTGGTGGGGCCGGGCGAGTTCGTGTTCGCGGCGACGAACCTGGACCACGGGCACGTGTACGGCATGTGCGAGGGCCTGGCGGGCGCGGGCGGCACCCTGAGGTGGGTGCACGACCCGGACCCGGCCAAGGTCGAGCAGATGCGGGCCCGGTTCCCGGACGTGCGGGTGGCGCGCAGCGAGGCGGAGATCCTGGACGACCCGGAGGTGCGGCTGGTCGCGGCGGCGGCGGTGACGTCGCAGCGGTGCGCGCTGGGGCTGCGGGTGATGGAGGCGGGCAAGGACTACTTCACGGACAAGGCGCCGCTGACGTCCCTGGACCAGCTCGCCGCCGCCCGGGAGGCGGTGGCCCGCACGGGCCGCAAGTACGCCGTCTACTACTCGGAGCGCATCCACGTGGAGGCGGCGGTCCTGGCCGAGCAGCTGCTGGAGCGCGGTGCGATCGGGCGGGTGCTGCAGGTGATGGGCCTGGGCCCGCACCGGCTGGGCACGGGGCGTCCGGACTGGTTCTTCGACAAGGACCGGTACGGCGGGATCCTGTGCGACATCGGCAGCCACAACTTCGACCAGATGCTGCACTTCGCCGGGGCGCGGGACGCGCAGGTCAGCCACTCCGCGATCGGGAACTACCATCACCCGAGCCACCCGGGGCTGGACGACTTCGGCGAGGCGGGGATCGTCATGGACAACGGGTCCACCGGCTACTGCCGGGTGGACTGGTTCACGCCGGACGGCCTGAGCACGTGGGGTGACGGCCGCACGATCATCCTCGGCACCGACGGATACGTGGAGCTGCGCAAGTACGTGGACGTCGGCACGGGCGACGGCGGTGGGCACGTGTTCCTCGTGGACGGCGAGGGCGAGCACCACCTGCGCGCGGACGGTCAGGTCGGGTTCCCGTACTTCGGACGCCTGATCCTCGACTGCCTGGAGCGCACGGAGACCGCGATGACGCAGGAGCACGCGTTCAAGGCGGCGGAGCTGAGCGTGGTCGCGCAGGCCCGGGCGCGCGAGCTGACGCCGGGGCCGTCGCGTCCGGGCCGGGGGTGACCGTCGGCACGGTGCGCACGGTCAGAGGACCTCGCGCCGGGTGAGGGCGCGGAACGCGACCGCGCCCGGCGCGATGGGCAGCCAGAACGTCGCGAGCCGGTAGAGCACGACGGCGGCGAGGGCGTTCGCGCCGTCGAGCCCGAGCCCGGTGAGGGAGGCGACGAGCACCGCCTCGACGGCGCCGACACCGCCGGGCACGGGCGCGGCGGTGGCCACCGTGCCGGCGGTGAGGGACACCAGGGCGACCGCCACGAACCCGGCGTCGCCGTCGAACGCGCGCACGGAGAAGTACAGGCAGACGGCGTAGCCGAGGGGCAGCAGGACGACGCCGCCGAGCAGGGCGACCATCTTCGCGGGGCTGGTGACGACGTCGTGCATCGCGGTGACGGACGACCGCACGGCCGGCACCACCCGGTCGCGCACGAGACGCCGGACGGCGGGCACCAGGACGGCCACGACGACGAGCAGGACGACGCCCAGCCCGACGAGGGCGAGGGTGCGGCCGGACGGGAGGCCGGCGAGCTCGTCGGCGAGCGCGTCGGTCGTGCCCGCCCAGAGCGCGAACGCGGCCAGCAGGGTGAGATGCACGGTGAGGACGGCGGCCTCCTTCGCGGCCGACGCGGACACCGCGACGGGGGTGGCGAACCCGCGGCGCTGCAGGTAGCGGATGTTCAGCCCGACCTGGCCGATGCCGGGCGGGGCGAACGTCGCGACGAAGGACGAGGCGAGCGCGACGGCGGACGCCTGCCCGACCGGCACGCGGCCGGGGGTGCCGCCCGCCAGGCCGAGCGCCGCCCCGAGGTAGGTGGCGGCCGACGCCAGGACGACGGGCAGGATCCAGGCGAGGTCGACCTCCTTCACGGTGTCCAGGAGGCCGGGGAGGTCGGCGAGCTGGGGCGCGAGGAAGTACACCGCGACCACGAGCATCGCCCCGGCCACCAGGGTGCGGGGCCGGAACCGTTCGATCTTCTCGAACGTGGGCCGCTCCACGCCGGCCACGCGGCAGGCGGTCGTGACGACGTCGTCGAGGCCGACCTCGCCGTCCTTGAGCAGCGCGCGCGTGGCGGGCGTGAGCGCGGCGGGCACCATGCGGGCCACCGCGTCCGCGATCGGGTCGGGCCCGAGGACGGCGTGCGCCGCGGCGACCGCCCGGTCCGGGCCGACGACGGCGGCGGTGGCGACGAGCAGCTCGGCCACGTCGCCGGTGAGCACCCCGTCCGGCGCGCCGGGCTCCCCGTGGCCGAGGTCGGTCACCCACACCTGGCCGTCGCCGCCGAGCAGCAGGTGGTCCAGGGAGAGCTCGCGGTGCGCGACGCGGGCGGAACGGAGCCGCTCGACCTGGCGCCACGCGCCGTGCAGGACGTCGTCGGTGAGCGCGGACGGCTCGATCGTGTCCAGCCGCTGCCCCGCGGGGCGCTCGCAGGCGAGCAGCGCCTCGCCCTCGGGCGCCCGCACGACCGCCCGCACCACGGGGACGTGCGCGCCGTGGGCGGCGGCGAGCTGGGCGAGCACCGCCTCGAGGGCGACGGCACGCACCGGGGACGTCGTGCCCTCCTCGTCGACACCGGTGCGCAGCCTGGCCCGGCGGTAGGCGCGGCTCATGCGCTCGCGGTGCCACGACGCCCGGTCGACCACCTTGACCAGCACGTCGGTGCCGTCGTCGGCGCGGGCCCGCAGGTCCCAGGGCGCCTCGCCGGGGTCGGCGTGGCGCAGCTCCGTCACGGGCAGGCCGCCGGAGGCGAGGGCCACGGTGACGCCGTGCGGGGTGAGCACCGGGACGGTGCGGCCGACGACGGCCGTGACGCCGAGCCCGACGAGCCCGCCGACGCCGATCGACACGATCGCCTCCAGCGGGCCGGCGCTCTGGAGCAGGACGTCGAGGACGACGAGCAGCACGACGACGCTCCACCACGCCCGCGCCCAGACCCGGGCGGGCCGGAACGCGGCGAGCACCGCCACGAGCGCGGCGACGAGGCCGAACCCGGGGCCGAGGCCCGCGAGCTCGGGCTGTGCCGGGCCGACGTCCGGGGCCGGGAACCGCGCCACGACGGCGGCGTGCAGGAGGTCGGAGGCGACGAGCGCGAGGAGGACGGCCAGGCCGCCCGCGAGGAGCAGCCGGCCGCGCCGGCGCACGAGCAGCACGACGGGGGTCACGAGGCCGGCGACGATGACGACGGCCTGCGTCACGACGTCGACGCCGACGACGAGCTGCCAGGGGGTGCGGGTCACGGCGGCGCGCGCGTCCTCGGCCACGCCGGCGGAGGTCTCGGGGCCGACGGTGGCGAGCAGGAGACCGACGGCCAGGACGGCGAGGAAGGCGCCGGCCGCCCGCAGGTCGGAGACGTCCGCGCGCACCACGACGTCCCGGTAGCTCGCGGCCCCGGCGCCGCCGGGCGGGCGCGACGGCACCGGGTCGGGTGCCGCGACCGGCCCCGGCGTGGCGTGGTCCGCCGTCATGGCCCTCACCCTGGCACCGGCAGGCGGGCGCGGCACGCCGGGGACCGCGCCGGGACGGTGGCCGGTCGCCCGCTCCCCGCGACGACGATGACGGATTTCGTCGTTCCGAGCCATCTGGACGACGGAAACCCTTGTCGAGGGCGGCTCAGGAAAGGATCATGTGAGTCATGGCGCCTCATGACACCCTCGACCTGGCCCGGCTGCAGAACGCCGCCCAGGACCACCTCTGGATGCACTTCACCCGGCAGCGGTCGGCGGGCGAGGTCCCGATCATCGTGCGGGGCGAGGGCGCGTACATCTGGGACGCGCAGGGCCGCCGGTACCTCGACGGGCTGGCCGGGCTGTTCGTCAACCAGCTCGGGCACGGCCGCACCGAGCTCGCCGAGGCGGCCGCCCGGCAGGCCAAGGAGCTGGCGTTCCACCCCCTGTGGTCGTACGCGCACCCGCAGGCGATCCTGCTCGCCGAGCGGCTGGCGGACGCCGCCCCCGGCGACCTCAACCGCGTGTTCTTCACCAGCGGTGGCGGCGAGGCAGTGGAGACCGCCTGGAAGCTCGCCAAGAACTACTTCCGGCTCACCGGTCGGCCGGGCAAGCACAAGGTGATCAGCCGGTCGGTCGCCTACCACGGCACCACCCAGGGCGCGCTGTCCATCACCGGCATCCCGGCGCTCAAGGCGCAGTTCGAGCCGCTCGTCCCCTCGACGTTCCGCGTGCCGAACACCAACGTCTACCGGGCCGCCGAGATCACGTCCGGGCTGCTCGACGGGTCCGACCCGGAGGCGTTCGGGCGCTGGGCCGCCGACCAGACCGCCGTCGCGATCGAGAACGAGGGGCCCGACACCGTCGCCGCCGTCTTCCTCGAGCCCGTCCAGAACGCGGGCGGCTGCTTCGTGCCCCCGCCCGGCTACTGGCAGCGCGTGCGCGAGATCTGCGACCGCTACGACGTGCTGCTCGTCTCCGACGAGGTGATCTGCGCGTACGGTCGCCTCGGCACGATGTTCGGCGGGCAGCGGTTCGACTACGTGCCCGACATCGTCACCAGCGCCAAGGGCCTGACCTCCGGTTACGCGCCGCTCGGCGCGATGATCGCGTCCGACCGCCTCATGGAGCCGTTCCTGGCCGAGGGCGCGATGTTCGCCCACGGGTACACGTTCGGCGGGCACCCCGTCTCCGCGGCCGTCGCGATGACGAACCTCGACCTGTTCGCCTCGGAGCGGGTGCTGGAGCACGTCCAGGACAACGAGGGCGCGTTCCTCGCCACCCTGGAGCGGCTGAAGGACCTGCCGATCGTGGGCGACGTGCGCGGCACCGGGTACTTCTACGGGAT
This Isoptericola jiangsuensis DNA region includes the following protein-coding sequences:
- a CDS encoding aspartate aminotransferase family protein, with protein sequence MAPHDTLDLARLQNAAQDHLWMHFTRQRSAGEVPIIVRGEGAYIWDAQGRRYLDGLAGLFVNQLGHGRTELAEAAARQAKELAFHPLWSYAHPQAILLAERLADAAPGDLNRVFFTSGGGEAVETAWKLAKNYFRLTGRPGKHKVISRSVAYHGTTQGALSITGIPALKAQFEPLVPSTFRVPNTNVYRAAEITSGLLDGSDPEAFGRWAADQTAVAIENEGPDTVAAVFLEPVQNAGGCFVPPPGYWQRVREICDRYDVLLVSDEVICAYGRLGTMFGGQRFDYVPDIVTSAKGLTSGYAPLGAMIASDRLMEPFLAEGAMFAHGYTFGGHPVSAAVAMTNLDLFASERVLEHVQDNEGAFLATLERLKDLPIVGDVRGTGYFYGIELVKDKATRESFSAEECERILYGYVSKALFENGLYCRADDRGDPVIQLAPPLIVGQAEFDEIEQILRTVLEKASTML